Proteins encoded within one genomic window of Desulfonatronospira thiodismutans ASO3-1:
- a CDS encoding HD-GYP domain-containing protein produces the protein MKSNQNGDLEQFFPVSIYSIQPNKVNDFRIYIKRGNNYVLLTNKKEAFSLSQRDRLYNLNIETVYIPYNEAESYDRYLVENLDKILYDENIPLHERSKTFYNLATDLSYEVINEKLSSDYKFKDLLNVIDQTIDFLSKPENLASVRKLISHDYYSYTHSVNVFVYSAFLLNQYNYDKKDITYIGSGAFLHDIGKSLIPHHTLNKPGALNNKEWEIMKKHPEYGIEACSNLSLSYKTKFVIRNHHEKLDGEGYPDRIKKIPHYVQIVTCCDIFDALTTNRVYANKRSPFEAFKLMKDKMHKQINLDILATFIKFMGKSPETVHSE, from the coding sequence ATGAAGTCGAATCAAAATGGTGATCTTGAGCAATTTTTTCCTGTATCAATATATTCAATACAACCTAATAAAGTAAATGACTTTCGAATATACATAAAAAGAGGTAATAATTACGTATTATTGACAAACAAAAAGGAAGCATTTTCTCTTTCGCAAAGAGATAGATTGTATAATTTAAACATTGAAACTGTATATATACCATATAATGAGGCTGAAAGTTATGATAGGTATTTAGTAGAAAATTTAGATAAAATTTTGTATGATGAAAATATCCCTTTACATGAAAGAAGCAAGACTTTTTATAATTTAGCAACTGATCTATCTTATGAAGTGATAAATGAAAAACTGTCATCAGATTATAAGTTTAAAGATTTATTAAATGTTATAGATCAGACTATAGATTTTCTTTCTAAACCTGAAAATTTAGCATCTGTACGCAAACTGATAAGTCATGATTATTATTCTTATACTCATTCTGTGAATGTTTTTGTTTATTCAGCATTTCTACTTAATCAATATAATTATGATAAAAAAGATATAACTTATATAGGATCTGGTGCCTTTCTGCATGATATAGGAAAATCTTTAATTCCACACCATACTCTTAATAAGCCTGGTGCTTTAAATAATAAAGAGTGGGAAATTATGAAAAAGCATCCTGAATATGGTATAGAAGCTTGCAGTAATTTAAGTTTATCTTATAAAACAAAATTTGTTATCAGGAATCATCATGAAAAACTGGATGGAGAAGGTTATCCAGACAGAATTAAAAAAATTCCTCACTATGTACAAATTGTAACTTGTTGTGATATTTTTGATGCACTAACTACAAACAGAGTATATGCTAATAAGCGCAGTCCATTTGAAGCTTTTAAATTAATGAAAGATAAAATGCATAAGCAGATAAACCTGGATATATTGGCTACATTTATTAAATTTATGGGCAAGAGTCCTGAAACTGTTCATTCTGAATAA
- a CDS encoding PAS domain S-box protein, with protein MPQDNTSKGLSELTPEQCQELFTNAPIGVFTTTSDGHLLSTNPFLAQMHGYDTPEELIDSITDIPSQLYADPEDRSKLQQQLATRGQVQNFECRFLRRDGSVFWASINIRAVRDATGSFTHYQGFVSDITAHKQTEEALRKSEEKYRTVFENTGTASCILEKDGTISLVNARFAQLAGYHPEQIENKKTWMEFVVPEDLESMRHQHNLRRKDRKKALTEYEFRFVDKDSNVKNIYLYIDMIPGTDKSVASLLDITDLKRSEQEMKAQKRLLEGIINGVSDVLAIQYPDLSIERYNQTGYDLLGMSLDEVKGRKCFELIGRLQECEECATRKALKSRKAEQIEKFVPELGIYLECRSNPILDEKGNVVQLIEQLRDITEYKQKAEALRESEQKLRSLFSAMTEAVVLHELVFDSRGEAIDYRIIDCNQAFTKMTGISKAEAVGKLATEVYGTDTPPYWQEFSQVAITGTPLDFSTYYQPLNKHLRISVVSPEKNKFATIITDITELKKAEETIRLNEKRLQTLLDLNNMKDASVTELTHFAMEAAVSLTGSSMGYVAFPSEDETVLNMFAWSSKAMQECAIKDKHVEFKVCDTGLWGEAIRQRRAIITNDYSTSSPLKKGMPEGHVHVTRHMNVPIFDQDRIVIVAGAANKPTAYSDDDVRQLELLMSGLWTILCRKRAEQEREQLQARLLQAQKMESIGIMAGGVAHDFNNLLQTMSGNIEFLLQDKSADHPDISRLQAISRSIARSASLVQQLLLAGRKAKFQKVQVDLNEELQEVFQMLERVVPKMIALELHLDPYIEPIAADPVQIEQVLLNLANNAVDAMPQGGRLAFETNSVVLDEAFVKLHPGVTPGNYVLLSVTDTGCGMDRETLHHIFDPFFTTKETGKGNGLGLATAYGIINAHGGYIQCYSEPGQGTTFKIFFPVQEADALQPDESAPAENAPGGRETILVVDDEPEIRELTREALESLGYSARVASSGEEALDIYKQQGENVDLVLLDLNMPGMGGRKCLQELLHLDPRVRVLIASGYASNGLDVLNIGSRGYLGKPYQINELAAKIREVLDDA; from the coding sequence ATGCCACAGGATAACACATCTAAAGGCCTTTCCGAACTCACCCCGGAACAGTGTCAGGAGCTGTTCACAAATGCCCCGATAGGCGTTTTCACCACCACCTCGGATGGACATTTGCTATCAACCAACCCGTTTCTGGCCCAGATGCACGGTTATGATACTCCCGAAGAACTCATTGACTCCATAACTGATATCCCCAGCCAGTTATACGCAGATCCTGAAGACAGAAGCAAACTGCAGCAACAGCTTGCAACCCGCGGCCAGGTGCAAAATTTTGAGTGCCGCTTTCTCAGGCGGGATGGGTCAGTGTTCTGGGCATCCATAAATATCCGGGCAGTGCGGGATGCAACTGGCAGTTTCACTCATTATCAGGGGTTTGTTTCGGATATTACCGCGCATAAACAAACAGAAGAAGCCCTCCGTAAAAGTGAAGAAAAATACAGGACGGTTTTTGAGAATACAGGGACTGCAAGCTGTATCCTGGAAAAAGATGGCACCATATCCCTTGTCAATGCCAGATTTGCCCAGCTGGCTGGATATCACCCTGAACAGATTGAAAACAAAAAAACCTGGATGGAATTTGTAGTCCCGGAAGACCTTGAGAGCATGCGGCACCAGCATAATCTAAGACGTAAAGACAGAAAAAAAGCTTTAACTGAATACGAATTCAGGTTTGTGGATAAAGACAGTAATGTGAAGAACATTTACTTATATATCGACATGATACCCGGTACGGACAAAAGCGTGGCTTCACTGCTGGACATTACTGATCTCAAGCGTTCTGAGCAGGAAATGAAAGCCCAGAAAAGACTGCTTGAGGGTATCATCAACGGTGTTTCAGATGTCCTGGCCATCCAGTACCCCGACTTGAGTATAGAGCGCTACAACCAGACTGGCTACGACCTGCTGGGCATGTCTCTGGATGAGGTAAAAGGAAGAAAATGTTTTGAGCTCATAGGACGCCTCCAGGAATGTGAAGAATGTGCCACAAGAAAGGCCCTTAAAAGCAGGAAGGCAGAGCAGATAGAAAAGTTTGTTCCGGAACTGGGCATTTATCTTGAATGCCGCAGTAATCCCATACTGGATGAGAAAGGAAATGTCGTCCAGCTTATTGAACAGCTGAGGGATATTACTGAGTATAAACAAAAGGCAGAAGCCTTGCGGGAAAGTGAGCAAAAGCTGAGGTCTCTTTTTTCCGCAATGACTGAAGCAGTGGTTTTGCATGAGCTGGTTTTTGACAGCCGGGGAGAAGCAATAGATTATCGCATTATTGACTGCAACCAGGCATTTACAAAAATGACAGGCATTTCCAAAGCAGAAGCTGTGGGAAAACTGGCCACAGAAGTGTACGGCACCGATACACCTCCCTATTGGCAGGAATTTTCTCAGGTTGCAATTACCGGGACACCATTGGATTTTTCAACTTATTATCAACCACTGAACAAGCATTTACGCATTTCTGTTGTTTCACCGGAGAAAAATAAATTCGCCACTATTATCACGGATATCACTGAGTTGAAAAAGGCCGAGGAAACGATCCGCCTGAATGAAAAACGTCTTCAGACCCTTCTTGACCTTAATAACATGAAGGACGCCAGCGTAACCGAACTCACACATTTCGCAATGGAGGCAGCAGTGTCCCTGACCGGCAGTTCAATGGGTTACGTAGCTTTCCCCAGTGAGGATGAAACGGTGCTTAACATGTTTGCATGGTCCAGCAAAGCCATGCAGGAATGCGCGATCAAGGACAAACATGTGGAGTTCAAGGTATGCGATACAGGACTCTGGGGCGAAGCCATCCGCCAGCGCCGTGCAATTATCACCAATGATTACTCGACGTCATCTCCTTTGAAAAAAGGCATGCCCGAGGGTCATGTCCATGTAACCCGGCATATGAATGTCCCCATCTTTGACCAGGACAGGATTGTTATCGTTGCCGGTGCAGCCAACAAGCCAACCGCCTATAGTGACGATGATGTCCGCCAGCTTGAGCTTCTCATGTCCGGCCTTTGGACTATCCTCTGCCGCAAGAGGGCCGAACAGGAACGCGAACAGCTACAGGCCAGACTCCTTCAGGCCCAGAAGATGGAATCCATAGGCATCATGGCCGGTGGGGTGGCCCATGACTTCAACAACCTCTTGCAGACCATGAGCGGCAACATCGAGTTTCTTTTACAGGACAAGTCTGCGGATCATCCTGACATTTCCAGACTGCAGGCCATATCTCGCTCCATAGCACGCTCAGCCAGTCTTGTTCAACAGCTGTTGCTTGCAGGCCGCAAAGCAAAGTTCCAAAAAGTTCAAGTGGATCTCAATGAAGAACTGCAGGAAGTCTTCCAAATGCTTGAGCGGGTTGTCCCCAAAATGATCGCCCTTGAGCTGCACCTTGATCCTTACATCGAACCTATTGCTGCCGATCCGGTTCAGATCGAGCAGGTGCTTCTCAACCTGGCCAACAATGCTGTGGACGCCATGCCCCAGGGAGGACGGCTTGCCTTTGAGACCAATAGTGTGGTCCTGGACGAGGCTTTCGTAAAATTGCATCCCGGCGTAACTCCTGGGAATTATGTCCTTTTGTCTGTGACCGACACTGGATGCGGCATGGACAGGGAGACACTGCACCACATATTCGACCCCTTCTTCACCACCAAGGAAACCGGCAAGGGCAACGGCCTGGGTCTGGCCACTGCTTACGGCATTATCAATGCGCACGGCGGTTACATCCAGTGCTACAGCGAACCCGGACAGGGTACAACCTTCAAGATATTTTTTCCTGTCCAGGAAGCTGATGCATTGCAGCCAGATGAGTCTGCTCCGGCTGAAAATGCCCCGGGAGGCCGGGAAACAATCCTGGTGGTGGACGATGAACCGGAAATCCGGGAACTGACCCGGGAGGCTCTGGAATCATTGGGTTATTCCGCCAGAGTGGCCTCCAGCGGAGAAGAGGCTCTGGATATCTATAAACAGCAGGGGGAAAATGTTGACCTGGTGCTGCTGGATCTGAACATGCCGGGCATGGGCGGACGCAAATGCCTCCAGGAACTGCTGCACCTTGATCCCCGTGTCAGGGTTCTCATCGCCAGCGGGTATGCTTCCAACGGTCTGGATGTTTTAAATATTGGCTCCAGGGGGTATTTAGGAAAGCCCTATCAAATCAACGAACTGGCAGCTAAAATCAGGGAAGTACTTGACGATGCTTAG
- a CDS encoding efflux RND transporter periplasmic adaptor subunit, with protein MPSRRFMRIFKYHAVFMAVLLITGLSACNGDNPEQSEQQEAPPSKVSYQEVHKTDVQVFRQYPARVHGSSTVQVRSRVEGILEEKLYQEGEVVSKGDELFVIDQEPFEIALRQARADLEDARAGYDHARRDWKRYSRLYEQGTVSEQTRDEARTEYQLAGAAVSRAEANVEDARRNLRYTRVSAPVDGITGMEDVSEGNLLSWGDLLTTMTRNDPVHVRFSIPQEEAVARRMAAQAGPEEALPPKSLLEGARVGREGLDVLLARLMPDRDQKYPHKGVVDFTASTVDPDTGEVAYRAVFANPDQELMPGQFVRVRLLLQNLEDVFLVPESAVGQDQEGPMVFVLDEDNVAQVRHVRLGPVLEDGWAVFEGLQEKDRVVVNGQVALEDGEQVQARPAENPETK; from the coding sequence ATGCCATCCCGCAGATTTATGCGCATTTTTAAATACCATGCAGTCTTCATGGCAGTGCTGCTTATAACAGGCCTTAGCGCCTGCAACGGCGACAACCCTGAACAGTCGGAGCAGCAGGAAGCTCCTCCCTCAAAGGTTAGTTACCAGGAAGTACACAAGACGGATGTGCAGGTATTCAGGCAGTATCCGGCCCGGGTGCACGGTTCCAGCACCGTTCAGGTTAGATCCAGGGTAGAGGGCATCCTGGAAGAGAAGCTTTACCAGGAAGGTGAAGTAGTTAGCAAGGGAGACGAACTTTTTGTCATTGACCAGGAACCCTTTGAGATAGCTCTTCGCCAGGCCAGGGCGGATCTGGAAGACGCCCGGGCCGGATATGATCATGCCAGAAGAGACTGGAAAAGGTACTCCAGGCTGTATGAGCAGGGCACTGTAAGTGAGCAGACCAGAGACGAGGCCAGGACCGAGTATCAACTGGCAGGAGCCGCTGTGAGCAGGGCAGAGGCCAATGTAGAAGACGCCCGCCGCAACCTGCGCTACACCAGGGTCAGCGCCCCGGTGGACGGAATTACCGGCATGGAGGATGTCTCTGAAGGTAATCTTTTAAGCTGGGGAGATCTCTTGACCACCATGACCCGGAATGATCCGGTGCATGTTCGCTTTTCCATTCCCCAGGAAGAAGCCGTGGCTAGAAGAATGGCTGCACAAGCCGGTCCGGAAGAAGCTCTCCCCCCGAAATCGCTCCTGGAAGGGGCCAGGGTAGGCCGGGAAGGTCTGGATGTTCTTCTGGCCAGGCTTATGCCCGACAGAGATCAAAAATATCCGCATAAAGGTGTTGTGGACTTTACAGCCAGTACTGTGGATCCGGATACCGGTGAGGTTGCCTACAGGGCTGTTTTTGCCAATCCGGACCAGGAACTCATGCCCGGACAGTTTGTGCGTGTGCGTCTTCTGCTGCAGAACCTGGAGGATGTCTTTCTTGTGCCGGAAAGTGCTGTAGGGCAGGATCAGGAAGGTCCCATGGTCTTTGTTCTGGATGAGGACAACGTGGCCCAGGTGCGCCATGTAAGGCTCGGCCCTGTACTTGAGGACGGCTGGGCGGTCTTTGAGGGACTGCAGGAGAAGGACAGGGTGGTGGTCAACGGCCAGGTGGCCCTGGAGGACGGAGAACAGGTCCAGGCCCGGCCTGCAGAAAATCCGGAGACGAAGTAA
- a CDS encoding efflux RND transporter permease subunit, producing the protein MLRFFINRPIFASVISIIIVLAGTTALRVLPVEQYPEVVPPEVVVNASYPGASAEVVAEAVAAPLEQEINGVDDMLYMESTTTDDGTLQIVVTFEMGTDPDMASVNVNNRVEAALPRLPQAVRDQGVRAEDRSTNILMVPVLYSPDESRDSLFIANYAIMNVLEELNRLPGVGEASVFAPEDYSMRIWQDPDKLARHDLTPSDLADAIREQSAHYAAGRIGADPAPAGVDFTYSVSTDEMLAEPEEYEDIILRSGKNVSTLRLGDVARAELGPQRYGFSAEYNGQQAVGMGVFLAPGANAMETAEVVNEALEEMSVHFPEGLDYTMGYDVTEFIEASIQEVLITLLIAMALVVLVTFIFLQRLRATLIPVTAIPVSIIGTFAGMLAMGFSVNLLTLFGLVLSIGIVVDNAIIVMENVERLMRERSLKAREASIETMKQVAGAVLASTLVLVAVFAPSAFLGGMTGELYRQFAVTIAVSVVVSGVVALTLTPAMCALLLDRQRGRLPRPFVWFNRAFEMQTSAYVWVVSKMVRHAAVGVLLFAVFTGATVYAVTRMAPGLIPQEDQGGFIMAMELPAASSLSRTEQARDKVMDGLMEMEEVESFTGIAGVDIFDMALRSHMGMGFVNLTHWDERQEPGQDAQSMTEKVMGMGQEIQEANILAFVPPPIVGLSLAGGVEGYLEVRGDMDVEELEAMAWELMAAANERPELVNARTTLETDIPNYRADLDREKSRDMGVPVNQVYETMQSTFGTLYVGDFTMQDRNWQVNLQSEKDFRSRPEDLSKVFVRSEHGQMLPLTSLVSLERDVGPDVINRYNVNSAARLMADAAPGYTTGEAKEAVEEVAEKIIGNGETSLGWIGEAFQLDVAAGAGGTAFGLGLVMVVLILAAQYERWTLPLAVASAVPFGVLGASLAAMLRGFPNDIYFQVGLLVLIGLAAKNAILIVAFAAQNRENEGMNSTEAALSAARQRFRPIVMTAMTFIIGVLPLVFATGAGAASRQVIGTVVVGGMLLASTVAILFVPLFYKLMDDVSFYFHNRKMFRDKR; encoded by the coding sequence ATGCTCAGATTTTTTATCAACCGCCCCATTTTCGCCTCGGTCATCTCCATTATCATAGTCCTGGCCGGGACAACAGCCCTGCGCGTTTTGCCGGTGGAGCAATATCCGGAAGTGGTTCCCCCGGAAGTAGTGGTAAACGCCAGTTATCCCGGAGCCAGCGCAGAGGTTGTGGCGGAAGCGGTGGCAGCGCCCCTGGAGCAGGAGATAAACGGTGTGGACGATATGCTCTACATGGAGTCCACAACCACAGATGACGGCACACTGCAGATAGTGGTCACCTTTGAAATGGGTACTGACCCGGATATGGCCTCGGTGAACGTAAACAACCGGGTGGAGGCCGCCCTGCCAAGGCTGCCCCAGGCGGTGCGCGACCAGGGGGTACGTGCCGAGGACAGATCCACCAATATCCTCATGGTGCCGGTCCTATATTCCCCGGATGAGAGCCGGGACAGCCTTTTTATCGCCAATTACGCCATTATGAACGTCCTGGAAGAACTCAACCGCCTGCCCGGTGTGGGCGAGGCCTCGGTATTCGCCCCCGAGGACTACTCCATGCGCATCTGGCAGGACCCGGACAAACTGGCCCGTCACGACCTTACCCCGTCGGACCTGGCGGATGCCATCCGGGAGCAGAGTGCGCATTACGCAGCTGGCCGGATTGGGGCTGACCCTGCTCCTGCAGGGGTGGATTTTACTTACTCCGTGAGCACCGACGAAATGCTTGCAGAGCCGGAGGAGTACGAGGATATCATCCTGCGCTCCGGGAAAAACGTGAGTACCCTGCGCCTGGGGGATGTGGCCAGGGCTGAGCTGGGTCCGCAGCGCTACGGATTCTCGGCTGAATATAATGGTCAGCAGGCAGTGGGGATGGGGGTCTTTCTGGCACCAGGGGCCAATGCCATGGAAACCGCTGAAGTGGTAAACGAAGCCCTGGAGGAAATGTCAGTGCACTTTCCCGAAGGCTTAGACTATACCATGGGCTACGACGTTACCGAATTTATTGAGGCCTCCATCCAGGAAGTGCTGATTACCCTGCTTATAGCCATGGCCCTGGTGGTTCTGGTTACCTTCATCTTTCTGCAGCGCCTGCGGGCCACGCTTATTCCTGTAACCGCCATACCGGTGTCCATCATAGGCACCTTTGCCGGCATGCTGGCCATGGGTTTTTCCGTAAACCTGCTCACCCTATTCGGGCTGGTGCTGTCCATCGGCATAGTAGTGGATAACGCCATTATTGTCATGGAAAACGTGGAAAGGCTCATGCGGGAAAGAAGTCTCAAGGCCAGGGAGGCTTCCATAGAAACCATGAAGCAGGTGGCTGGAGCGGTACTTGCCTCCACCCTGGTTCTGGTGGCCGTGTTTGCCCCTTCCGCCTTTCTGGGCGGCATGACCGGGGAGCTCTACCGCCAGTTTGCTGTGACCATTGCCGTGTCCGTGGTGGTCTCGGGCGTAGTGGCCCTGACCCTGACTCCGGCCATGTGCGCCCTGCTCCTGGACAGACAGCGCGGTCGGCTGCCAAGGCCCTTTGTCTGGTTCAACAGGGCATTTGAAATGCAGACCAGTGCTTATGTCTGGGTGGTGAGCAAGATGGTGCGGCATGCAGCGGTTGGTGTCCTTCTCTTTGCAGTGTTTACCGGGGCCACAGTTTATGCTGTGACCAGGATGGCTCCAGGACTTATCCCCCAGGAGGACCAGGGCGGCTTTATAATGGCCATGGAACTGCCGGCTGCCTCTTCCCTTTCCCGTACTGAGCAGGCCAGGGACAAGGTTATGGACGGCCTGATGGAGATGGAAGAGGTTGAAAGTTTTACCGGGATAGCCGGGGTGGATATTTTTGATATGGCCCTGCGTTCCCATATGGGCATGGGGTTTGTGAATCTGACTCACTGGGATGAACGCCAGGAACCGGGACAGGATGCCCAGTCCATGACCGAAAAGGTCATGGGTATGGGGCAGGAGATCCAGGAGGCGAATATCCTGGCCTTTGTCCCTCCGCCCATTGTCGGCCTTTCCCTGGCCGGGGGAGTTGAAGGCTATCTGGAAGTGCGCGGTGACATGGATGTTGAGGAGCTGGAGGCCATGGCCTGGGAACTCATGGCTGCAGCCAACGAGCGGCCGGAACTGGTCAATGCCAGGACCACCTTGGAAACAGACATACCCAATTACCGGGCGGATCTGGACCGTGAAAAGTCCAGGGACATGGGGGTCCCCGTAAATCAGGTATATGAAACCATGCAGAGTACTTTCGGGACCCTGTATGTAGGTGATTTTACCATGCAGGACCGCAACTGGCAGGTGAACCTGCAGTCGGAAAAGGATTTCAGGAGCCGGCCCGAGGACCTGAGCAAGGTGTTTGTACGTTCTGAGCATGGTCAGATGCTGCCCCTGACCTCCCTGGTCTCCCTGGAGCGGGACGTGGGACCCGATGTAATCAACCGGTACAATGTCAACAGCGCAGCAAGGCTAATGGCTGACGCAGCACCGGGCTACACCACCGGCGAAGCCAAGGAGGCGGTGGAAGAAGTGGCGGAAAAGATAATCGGGAATGGAGAGACAAGCCTGGGCTGGATCGGAGAGGCCTTCCAGCTCGATGTTGCCGCCGGTGCGGGAGGCACGGCTTTCGGGCTGGGTCTGGTCATGGTGGTATTGATCCTGGCCGCCCAGTACGAACGCTGGACCCTGCCCCTGGCCGTGGCTTCCGCGGTCCCCTTCGGGGTGCTTGGTGCCTCTCTGGCCGCCATGCTCAGGGGATTTCCCAATGACATTTATTTCCAGGTGGGGCTTCTGGTGCTCATAGGTCTGGCTGCCAAGAATGCCATCCTGATAGTTGCCTTTGCCGCCCAGAACCGGGAAAACGAAGGCATGAACTCCACCGAAGCAGCCTTGAGCGCAGCCAGACAGCGCTTCAGGCCCATCGTCATGACCGCCATGACCTTTATTATCGGAGTTTTGCCCCTGGTCTTCGCCACAGGCGCTGGAGCGGCCAGCCGCCAGGTGATCGGAACCGTGGTGGTGGGAGGCATGCTCCTGGCCAGCACTGTGGCCATTTTGTTCGTGCCTCTTTTTTACAAGCTCATGGACGATGTCTCCTTTTACTTTCACAACCGCAAAATGTTCCGGGATAAAAGGTAG
- a CDS encoding DUF4351 domain-containing protein, producing the protein MTKKTQGKPKERYAAKIRLIRILFARGWDRQRILDLFKVLDWLMSLPEDLESKIFSDIRQIEEEYQMPYVTSIERIALKKGMQEGIEKGMQQGMQQGMQKGEAQLLLRQLALKFGPIPEDKQRLIESADSQKLRQWSERILTAQSMDEVLNDS; encoded by the coding sequence TTGACCAAAAAGACCCAGGGCAAACCAAAGGAGCGATACGCAGCCAAGATTCGGCTGATCCGCATTCTCTTTGCCCGGGGCTGGGATCGTCAGAGAATCCTGGATCTGTTTAAAGTGCTGGACTGGCTGATGTCCTTACCTGAAGACCTGGAATCCAAAATTTTCAGTGATATTCGTCAAATAGAGGAGGAGTATCAAATGCCATACGTAACAAGCATAGAAAGAATCGCCCTTAAAAAGGGCATGCAGGAGGGCATAGAGAAAGGCATGCAGCAGGGCATGCAACAGGGCATGCAAAAAGGCGAAGCCCAGCTGCTTCTGCGCCAGCTGGCCCTTAAGTTTGGTCCTATCCCGGAAGACAAGCAACGATTGATTGAGTCTGCCGATTCTCAAAAACTGAGGCAATGGTCAGAACGTATCCTTACTGCCCAGAGCATGGACGAAGTTTTGAATGACAGCTAA